A window of the Hordeum vulgare subsp. vulgare chromosome 5H, MorexV3_pseudomolecules_assembly, whole genome shotgun sequence genome harbors these coding sequences:
- the LOC123452298 gene encoding ubiquitin carboxyl-terminal hydrolase 8-like, with protein sequence MPSSPLAAGDAPSTSGPASASASAAPADDDDRVFLVQHRWWREAQEGAEIDAKGVPYAAAPSGPPSYGIRGVISMLMSDNAAFTLRRADDLLQPDASAKAGARSYALVAADLFGKARTWHSDPLKSNGKSSLLTEEASVNIYPIMLRVSVTRGTNALTVKISRKDNSAENFKKANKILASESEPVHIWDFSGRTTFILMNEWNRMPQDPRSSDQEMPLEIQFYDISEPPANGAAGRKDELSLTMGSSAFSNGGIMDMDLDSSGGICKQVGSGLIGLDNLGNTCFMNSAVQCLAHTSKLVDFFLGDYQKEINTHNPLGMKGELAYSFGDLVRKLWAIDGTSFSPRQFKARLARFAPQFSGFNQHDSQELLAFLLDGLHEDLNRVKCKPYAEAKDSDGRPDEQVADEYWGNHLARNDSIIVDTCQGQYKSTLVCPLCKKVSITFDPFMYLSLPLPSTTMRTMTVTVFSTDGSIGPSPYTVSIPKSGDFKTLINALSNACSLRDDERLLVAEVYNSSLIRYLEDPSDDISLIRDGDKLVAYRLPKDSEGAPVVVFKSERMESSISSFGRKSWKNFGTPLVSNLPDTIDGRTIYNLLLKALTPFRVSKDDALDADQITGKSSPVNETSDVDMSSDAAECSSMNTNAGEDDMMTEGGMLFSLNTERFPNQRLKIEMDQTITLSNLQKRLIVSVSWQDNGLKQYNLDSLDSLPEVYKTVLFTRKPQETCSLYACLEAFIKEEPLGPEDMWYCPGCKEHRQASKKLDLWRLPEILIIHLKRFSYSRYTKNKLDTYVDFPIHDLDLSSYIRDRSGQMSNHYQLYAVSNHYGSMGGGHYTAYVYNDGKKKWYDFDDRCVSGLENEDSIKTSAAYVLFYRRVHGDSSLVDTETTTIESTDCTTSDVAAAGDL encoded by the exons ATGCCCTCCTCCCCGCTCGCCGCCGGCGACGCCCCGTCCACCTCCGgccccgcctccgcctccgcctccgccgcgcccgcCGATGACGACGACCGCGTCTTCCTCGTCCAGCACCG GTGGTGGAGGGAGGCGCAGGAGGGCGCCGAGATCGACGCGAAAGGGGTGCCCTACGCGGCGGCGCCGTCGGGGCCTCCGTCCTACGGGATCCGCGGGGTGATCAGCATGCTCATGAGCGACAACGCCGCCTTCACCCTCCGCCGCGCCGACGACCTCCTCCAGCCCGACGCCTCCGCCAAGGCCGGGGCCAGGAGCTACGCGCTCGTCGCGGCCGACCTCTTCGGGAAGGCACGCACCTG GCATTCTGATCCTCTCAAGTCTAATGGCAAAAGTTCATTGCTTACTGAAGAGGCATCCGTAAACATTTATCCTATAATGCTTAGAGTTTCCGTCACTCGAGGTACAAATGCACTAACGGTGAAGATCAGTAGAAAG GACAACTCAGCCGAGAACTTTAAAAAAGCAAACAAGATTCTGGCTTCGGAGTCTGAGCCG GTTCACATATGGGATTTCTCTGGGCGAACAACCTTCATATTGATGAATGAATGGAACCGTATGCCCCAAGATCCTCGGTCTTCTGACCAGGAG ATGCCTCTAGAAATACAATTCTATGATATATCAGAACCTCCGGCTAATGGTGCCGCTGGGAGAAAAGACGAGTTATCATTGACCATGGGTAGCTCAGCTTTTAGCAACGGTGGCATCATGGACATGGATCTGGATTCATCAGGTGGAATCTGTAAGCAAGTTGGCTCTGGTTTAATAGGATTAGACAATCTTGGAAACACATGTTTCATGAACAGTGCAGTCCAGTGTTTGGCTCATACTTCAAAGCTGGTCGACTTTTTTCTTGGAGATTACCAGAAGGAGATAAACACCCATAACCCACTAGGAATGAAG GGGGAGCTTGCTTATTCATTTGGAGATCTGGTGAGGAAGTTGTGGGCTATTGACGGAACCTCATTTTCTCCTCGCCAGTTTAAGGCAAGACTTGCACGCTTTGCCCCCCAATTCAGTGGCTTTAACCAACATGATTCACAG GAGCTTCTTGCTTTCTTATTGGATGGACTACATGAAGATTTGAATCGTGTCAAATGTAAACCCTATGCTGAAGCAAAGGATTCAGATGGTCGTCCTGATGAACAGGTTGCAGATGAGTACTGGGGCAACCATTTAGCCCGAAATGATTCCATTATTGTTGATACATGCCAG GGCCAATACAAGTCTACGTTAGTTTGCCCACTTTGCAAGAAAGTGTCCATAACGTTTGACCCGTTTATGTATTTATCTTTGCCCCTGCCTTCAacgacaatgagaacaatgaccgTAACAGTCTTTAGTACTGACGGCTCTATTGGGCCATCTCCTTACACTGTGAGTATACCAAAATCTGGGGACTTTAAGACACTCATCAATGCGTTAAGCAATGCTTGTTCGCTTAGAGACGACGAACGCCTCCTGGTTGCTGAG GTTTACAATAGTTCTCTTATCCGCTACTTGGAGGATCCCTCTGATGACATCTCCTTGATCAGAGATGGAGATAAATTGGTTGCATATCGACTTCCGAAAGACAGTGAAGGTGCACCTGTGGTGGTGTTCAAAAGCGAACGTATGGA GTCCTCCATCTCTAGTTTTGGTAGGAAGTCTTGGAAGAATTTTGGCACTCCTCTTGTGTCAAATCTCCCCGACACAATTGATGGGCGTACTATCTACAATCTTCTCCTAAAAGCTCTGACACCATTCCGAGTATCGAAAGATGATGCTTTGGACGCAGACCAAATAACTGGCAAAAGCAGCCCCGTGAATGAAACTTCAGACGTCGATATGAGCTCCGATGCTGCAGAATGCTCCAGCATGAACACTAATGCTGGTGAGGATGACATGATGACTGAAGGTGGCATGCTGTTTTCCTTGAATACTGAGAGGTTTCCGAACCAGCGTCTGAAGATAGAAATGGATCAAACTATTACACTTTCCAATTTGCAGAAGCGTTTGATTGTGTCTGTGAGTTGGCAGGATAATGGTCTCAAGCAATACAACCTTGATTCTTTGGATTCGCTTCCAGAGGTTTACAAGACCGTTCTATTTACAAGGAAACCACAGGAAACCTGTTCCCTGTATGCATGTCTTGAAGCATTTATAAAGGAGGAACCATTGGGCCCAGAAGACATGTG GTATTGCCCAGGTTGTAAAGAACATCGACAAGCTTCTAAGAAACTAGACCTTTGGAGGTTACCGGAGATCCTCATAATACACCTAAAAAGATTTTCATACAGTCGGTACACAAAAAACAAGCTGGATACATATGTGGACTTCCCTATTCATGATCTTGACTTGTCGAGTTATATCCGTGACAGAAGCGGGCAGATGTCCAATCACTATCAACTGTATGCTGTCAGTAACCACTATGGGAGCATGGGAGGAGGTCACTACACCGCCTATGTTTAT AATGATGGGAAAAAGAAGTGGTAtgattttgatgaccgttgtgtATCAGGTCTTGAGAACGAGGATAGCATAAAGACATCGGCAGCTTATGTTCTTTTTTATAGGCGGGTACATGGTGATAGTAGCTTAGTAgatacagaaacaacaacaatagagTCTACTGATTGTACAACATCAGATGTAGCGGCAGCGGGTGACTTGTGA